A region from the Sphingomonas flavescens genome encodes:
- a CDS encoding CBU_0592 family membrane protein, whose protein sequence is MTPVELAVETVGWAGALLILLGYILVTTGKLTGRSPAFQWMNLLGAAGFIVNGWWHKALPSTVLNVIWLLIAAMALLRLWIKGSSTSAT, encoded by the coding sequence ATGACCCCGGTCGAACTGGCCGTCGAGACGGTCGGCTGGGCCGGGGCCCTGCTGATCCTGCTCGGCTATATCCTGGTAACGACGGGCAAGCTGACCGGCCGCTCGCCGGCGTTCCAGTGGATGAACCTGCTCGGCGCGGCGGGCTTCATCGTCAACGGCTGGTGGCACAAGGCGCTGCCGTCCACGGTGCTCAACGTCATTTGGCTGCTGATCGCCGCCATGGCATTGCTGCGGCTATGGATCAAAGGATCGTCGACCTCAGCCACGTGA
- a CDS encoding cyclase family protein has translation MDQRIVDLSHVIESGMTTYPGLPGPHICDFWTREASAANYDDGSSFQIGRIDMVANTGTYLDAPFHRYADDADLSELPLRSLADLPGVVIRRPFESGLATAAEHFDGLDVRGKAVLVHTGWDRHWRTDRYGVDHPFLTADAADWLAANGAALVGIDSNNIDDTRERARPVHTRLLAANIPVCEHMTGLDALQHSGFRFSAVPPKVRGMGTFPVRAYAVLA, from the coding sequence ATGGATCAAAGGATCGTCGACCTCAGCCACGTGATCGAGAGCGGGATGACGACCTATCCCGGCCTCCCCGGCCCGCACATCTGCGATTTCTGGACCCGCGAGGCTTCCGCGGCGAACTACGACGACGGGTCGAGCTTCCAGATTGGGCGCATCGACATGGTCGCCAATACGGGCACCTATCTGGACGCGCCGTTCCACCGTTACGCGGATGACGCGGACCTTTCGGAGCTGCCGTTGCGGTCGCTTGCTGACCTTCCCGGTGTGGTGATTCGGCGGCCTTTCGAGAGCGGTCTGGCGACAGCGGCAGAGCATTTCGATGGTCTCGACGTGCGCGGGAAGGCGGTGCTGGTGCACACCGGCTGGGACCGGCATTGGCGCACCGACCGCTACGGCGTGGACCACCCTTTCCTCACCGCCGATGCGGCCGACTGGCTAGCTGCAAATGGCGCCGCGCTGGTCGGCATCGACAGCAACAACATCGACGACACACGCGAGCGGGCGCGGCCGGTTCACACCCGGTTGCTCGCCGCAAACATTCCGGTTTGCGAGCATATGACCGGGCTTGATGCCTTGCAGCACAGTGGGTTTCGCTTTTCCGCGGTGCCGCCGAAGGTACGCGGCATGGGCACCTTCCCGGTGCGCGCCTACGCAGTGCTCGCTTAG
- a CDS encoding M20/M25/M40 family metallo-hydrolase, translating into MKTFQIIAGALALLTALPATSATNADAALKRILASPGYRTAAASFDAKHDQWVADVIRITEVPSPPFKEQARARAFADLLRQRGLDPSIDPEGNVLALRRGIAGGPVVVVAAHLDTVFPEGTDVKVRREGNRLSAPGVGDDSAGLATLLAIVDAMNAGRIQTKRDILFVGNVGEEGAGDLRGTRYLFNKGAYKGRIGAFFSLDGGGTDSITNGGTGSKRYRITYKGPGGHSYGAFGIVNPLVPLAATVSELYKLNVPADPKTTYSASVIGGGTSVNAIPNEVWLEVDMRSVSAAELGKLERQFLDIVDRTVAAENATRSVRAGAVFADIKPIGDRPAGHTAPDADIVAFARAAYRAEGMQVKDSTSSTDSNVPMNLGIPALTMSHIAKAGGAHSPAEFIETDKAPNVKIKRIVLATILATAGVP; encoded by the coding sequence ATGAAGACTTTTCAGATCATCGCCGGCGCACTGGCGCTGCTCACCGCGTTGCCCGCCACCTCGGCGACCAACGCGGACGCGGCGCTTAAGCGCATTCTCGCAAGCCCCGGATATCGGACCGCTGCGGCGTCGTTCGATGCGAAGCACGACCAGTGGGTGGCCGATGTTATCCGCATCACGGAGGTGCCGTCGCCGCCGTTCAAGGAACAGGCCCGCGCCCGCGCCTTCGCCGACCTGCTTCGTCAGCGCGGTCTCGATCCAAGCATCGACCCGGAAGGCAACGTCCTCGCATTGCGCAGGGGAATCGCGGGTGGACCCGTAGTCGTCGTCGCCGCGCACTTGGACACCGTTTTCCCCGAGGGGACGGACGTCAAAGTCCGCCGCGAGGGCAATCGCCTGAGCGCCCCGGGCGTCGGCGACGACAGCGCCGGCCTCGCGACCCTGCTCGCGATCGTCGACGCCATGAACGCCGGCCGTATCCAGACCAAACGTGACATCCTCTTCGTCGGCAACGTCGGGGAAGAGGGGGCCGGCGACCTGCGCGGCACGCGCTACTTGTTCAACAAGGGCGCGTACAAAGGCCGCATCGGCGCCTTCTTCTCGCTCGACGGCGGCGGCACCGACAGCATCACCAACGGCGGCACCGGGTCGAAGCGCTACCGCATCACCTACAAGGGCCCTGGCGGCCACAGCTACGGCGCGTTCGGTATCGTCAATCCGCTGGTGCCGCTCGCGGCAACGGTGTCCGAACTCTACAAGCTGAACGTCCCCGCCGACCCGAAGACTACCTACAGCGCGAGCGTGATCGGCGGCGGGACGTCGGTGAACGCCATCCCCAACGAGGTTTGGCTGGAGGTCGACATGCGCTCGGTGAGTGCCGCCGAATTGGGGAAGCTGGAGCGGCAGTTCCTCGATATCGTCGACCGGACGGTTGCGGCCGAGAACGCCACGCGTTCGGTCCGCGCCGGCGCGGTCTTCGCCGACATCAAGCCGATCGGCGATCGTCCCGCTGGCCACACCGCGCCCGATGCTGACATTGTCGCCTTCGCTCGCGCCGCCTATCGCGCCGAGGGCATGCAGGTGAAGGACAGCACGTCCTCGACCGATTCCAACGTGCCGATGAACCTCGGCATCCCGGCGCTCACGATGTCGCACATCGCGAAGGCCGGGGGCGCGCATTCGCCGGCGGAATTTATCGAGACCGACAAGGCGCCGAACGTGAAGATCAAGCGGATCGTTCTTGCCACGATCCTCGCGACGGCGGGCGTTCCCTAA
- a CDS encoding folate-binding protein, with product MPGTTLSDRALIRLSGEDVRGFLQGLVTNDVAGPLPVWAGLLSPQGKCLFDFVVWADGDDLLLDCEAEAADELIKRLSIYRLRRPITIAREDVLAVHWAPKGENGDPDPRLPGLGRRWLAQAAEPSTGWLEHRLRLGVCEGRTELGDILWLECNAVELNGVSFTKGCFVGQENTARMNWRQKVNRRLVVVPADSEGPRTRVFYPELGFAVEHRRLDDLGDIIRPAWLDQALVTGEA from the coding sequence ATGCCCGGCACCACCCTCAGCGATCGCGCCCTCATTCGCCTGTCCGGCGAGGACGTTCGCGGCTTCCTGCAGGGGCTGGTCACCAACGATGTCGCGGGACCATTGCCGGTATGGGCCGGGCTGCTCAGCCCTCAAGGCAAATGCCTGTTCGATTTCGTGGTGTGGGCTGACGGCGACGACCTGCTGCTCGACTGCGAAGCCGAAGCGGCGGACGAACTGATTAAACGCTTGTCGATCTATCGTTTGCGCCGGCCGATCACGATTGCGCGTGAGGATGTGCTGGCCGTGCATTGGGCGCCGAAGGGCGAGAATGGCGATCCGGACCCGCGCTTGCCCGGCCTAGGCCGTCGGTGGCTCGCTCAGGCTGCCGAACCGTCGACCGGCTGGCTTGAACACCGCCTTCGCCTTGGGGTCTGCGAGGGTCGAACTGAGCTTGGAGATATCCTCTGGCTCGAATGCAATGCTGTCGAGCTGAACGGCGTCAGCTTCACCAAGGGCTGCTTCGTCGGTCAGGAAAACACCGCCCGCATGAATTGGCGGCAGAAAGTCAATCGGCGGCTGGTTGTCGTTCCTGCCGATTCCGAAGGCCCGCGGACCCGCGTTTTTTATCCTGAGCTTGGCTTTGCGGTGGAGCATCGCCGTCTCGACGATCTCGGCGACATCATCCGTCCGGCCTGGCTCGACCAGGCACTTGTAACAGGGGAAGCATGA
- the pyrC gene encoding dihydroorotase: MASQTLTIRKPDDWHVHLRDGEMLIRVAPYTARQFGRAIVMPNLAPPVTSVEVAREYRKRIMAATVPGFTPLMTCYLTDQTNPEEIARGHGEGVWIAAKLYPAGATTNSASGVTDIRNIYPTLARMEQTGMVLCVHGEVTDPDVDVFDREKVFIERTLSRLVRDFPALKIVLEHITTAEAAEFVQQGGVNIAATVTPQHLVINRNALFKGGLRPHAYCLPVAKREEHRLAVRRFATSGASNVFLGTDSAPHSREAKESACGCAGIFNAPYALESYAAVFEEEDALDRFEAFASINGARFYGLPLNDETITLERMATHVPETIDGLVPFQAGEALPWSLLT, translated from the coding sequence GTGGCATCGCAAACGCTGACCATCCGCAAACCCGACGACTGGCACGTGCATTTGCGTGACGGCGAAATGCTCATACGCGTCGCGCCCTACACCGCGCGACAGTTCGGGCGGGCGATCGTCATGCCCAATTTGGCGCCGCCGGTGACCTCGGTCGAAGTGGCGCGCGAGTATCGCAAGCGGATTATGGCGGCGACCGTGCCCGGCTTCACGCCGCTCATGACCTGTTACCTGACCGACCAGACGAACCCCGAAGAGATCGCGCGCGGTCACGGCGAGGGCGTGTGGATCGCCGCGAAGCTCTACCCCGCTGGCGCGACGACCAACAGCGCGTCGGGCGTCACCGACATCCGCAATATCTATCCCACGCTCGCCCGAATGGAGCAGACAGGTATGGTGCTCTGCGTCCATGGCGAGGTCACTGACCCCGACGTCGACGTATTCGATCGGGAGAAGGTGTTCATCGAACGCACGCTCTCGCGGCTCGTGCGGGACTTCCCCGCGCTGAAGATCGTGCTGGAGCACATCACCACCGCGGAAGCGGCGGAATTCGTTCAGCAGGGCGGCGTGAACATCGCAGCGACCGTCACGCCGCAGCACTTGGTGATCAACCGCAATGCCTTGTTCAAAGGCGGACTACGCCCGCATGCCTATTGCCTGCCCGTCGCCAAGCGCGAAGAGCATCGGCTCGCGGTGAGACGCTTTGCGACGTCTGGCGCCTCCAACGTCTTTCTCGGCACTGATAGCGCGCCGCACAGCCGTGAGGCCAAGGAAAGCGCATGCGGATGCGCGGGAATCTTCAACGCGCCCTATGCGCTGGAGAGCTATGCGGCAGTCTTCGAGGAAGAGGACGCACTCGATCGCTTCGAGGCCTTCGCCTCGATCAACGGCGCGCGTTTCTATGGGCTGCCACTAAACGACGAAACGATAACTTTGGAGCGGATGGCGACCCACGTTCCTGAAACAATCGACGGCCTCGTGCCATTTCAGGCGGGTGAGGCGTTGCCATGGAGTTTGCTGACTTAA